Proteins from one Telopea speciosissima isolate NSW1024214 ecotype Mountain lineage chromosome 1, Tspe_v1, whole genome shotgun sequence genomic window:
- the LOC122649007 gene encoding auxin response factor 4-like, whose translation NETSTGCKLFGFYLAGEIPSPNQQSSSRRSCTKVHKQGNLVGRGIDLSRMNSYDDLLSELVQLFAMEGLLPNPKKGWQILYTDSENDMMVVGDDPWHEFCNIVSTIHIYTHEEVQKMMIGMASDDTHSCLEEAPGILDVSKSSSEGQPDSPTVIRI comes from the exons AATGAGACTTCCACTGGCTGTAAACTGTTTGGGTTTTACTTGGCTGGAGAAATTCCTAGTCCCAACCAGCAGAGCTCCAGTAGGAGGAGTTGTACGAAG GTTCACAAGCAAGGAAATTTAGTTGGAAGGGGTATTGATCTTTCAAGAATGAATAGCTATGATGATCTGCTGAGTGAATTAGTGCAGCTATTTGCCATGGAGGGCCTTCTACCCAATCCTAAGAAAGGGTGGCAAATTCTTTACACTGATAGCGAAAATGATATGATGGTTGTTGGAGATGATCCTTGGCA CGAGTTCTGTAATATTGTATCAACGATCCACATATATACACACGAGGAAGTACAGAAGATGATGATTGGGATGGCCAGCGATGATACCCATAGTTGTTTGGAAGAAGCTCCTGGAATTTTGGACGTTTCAAAATCTTCTTCCGAGGGACAGCCAGATTCTCCGACGGTAATTAGGATATGA